One segment of Chionomys nivalis chromosome 3, mChiNiv1.1, whole genome shotgun sequence DNA contains the following:
- the LOC130870879 gene encoding keratin-associated protein 21-1-like — MCSNYYGNSCGGCGYSSGCGYGSSCGYGSIFGYGSGCGYGSIFGYGSGCGYGSGCGYGSRYGYGCGYGSGYGCGYSSGSSCGYGSRYGSGYGCGYGSGYGCGYGSRYGCGLGCGYGSRYGSGYGSGYGSGYGSGYGSGCCSYRKCYSSCC, encoded by the coding sequence ATGTGCAGCAACTACTACGGAAACTCCTGTGGAGGCTGTGGCTACAGCTCTGGCTGTGGCTACGGCTCTAGTTGTGGCTATGGCTCTATTTTTGGCTATGGCTCTGGCTGCGGCTATGGCTCTATTTTTGGCTATGGCTCTGGCTGCGGCTATGGCTCTGGTTGTGGCTATGGCTCAAGATATGGCTATGGCTGTGGCTATGGTTCAGGCTATGGCTGTGGATACAGCTCTGGCTCTAGCTGTGGATACGGTTCCAGGTACGGCTCAGGCTATGGCTGTGGATACGGCTCTGGCTATGGCTGTGGATATGGTTCCAGGTATGGCTGTGGTTTGGGCTGTGGATATGGTTCCAGGTATGGCTCTGGCTATGGCTCTGGATACGGCTCTGGCTATGGCTCTGGATATGGTTCTGGATGCTGTAGCTACAGAAAATGCTACTCTTCTTGCTGCTAG